A single genomic interval of Cryomorphaceae bacterium 1068 harbors:
- a CDS encoding MFS transporter has protein sequence MKPTKIILPIIVISQFCCTSLWFAGNGVMSDLILNFHLDGSALGHLTSAVQFGFILGTLIFALFSIADRFSPSKVFFVCAVLGALFNVGMIREGNGLASILALRFMTGFFLAGIYPVGMKIAADYYDKGLGKSLGFLVGALVVGTAFPHLAKDLTHTFPWQSVMVLTSLLALLGGSAMLVLVPDGPYRRQGKKLDFSASFSVFRNREFRAAAFGYFGHMWELYAFWAFVPIILKTYSIEHPTSGFNIPLWSFVIIGAGGVACVLGGYLARSFGTKRIAVAALFMSGVCCLVSPFVFSTDFESLFIGFLLFWGMVVIADSPLFSTLVAQNATAEIKATALTIVNCIGFSLTIMSIQLLSVMKATINPTYIYTLLALGPILGLLSLMGKRSAIGARVS, from the coding sequence TTGAAACCGACTAAGATCATACTCCCGATCATCGTCATCTCACAATTCTGCTGTACCTCACTTTGGTTTGCAGGCAATGGAGTGATGAGCGATCTTATCCTCAACTTTCACCTTGATGGCAGTGCCTTGGGACACTTAACATCGGCCGTGCAATTCGGGTTTATTCTGGGTACGCTGATCTTTGCCCTATTTAGTATTGCCGATCGTTTTTCGCCGTCAAAAGTATTTTTCGTTTGTGCGGTTCTCGGCGCCCTTTTCAATGTGGGGATGATTCGGGAAGGAAATGGTTTGGCAAGTATTCTTGCGCTTCGTTTTATGACGGGATTCTTTCTTGCCGGTATATACCCCGTAGGAATGAAAATAGCGGCCGACTATTACGACAAAGGATTGGGCAAGTCTCTTGGTTTCTTGGTTGGTGCCTTGGTGGTGGGTACGGCGTTTCCTCACTTGGCAAAAGATTTAACCCATACATTTCCGTGGCAATCCGTGATGGTATTAACTTCACTACTGGCCTTACTCGGCGGTAGTGCCATGCTGGTGCTAGTTCCCGATGGCCCCTACCGACGACAAGGAAAAAAGTTGGATTTCTCTGCTTCTTTCAGTGTCTTCCGAAACCGTGAATTTCGCGCTGCCGCCTTTGGGTATTTCGGTCATATGTGGGAGCTGTATGCTTTTTGGGCCTTCGTACCGATCATTCTAAAGACCTACAGCATTGAGCACCCCACGTCAGGATTCAATATTCCCTTGTGGTCATTCGTGATCATTGGTGCCGGTGGTGTAGCCTGCGTGCTCGGTGGATATCTTGCCCGGTCGTTTGGCACCAAACGAATAGCAGTTGCTGCCCTATTCATGTCAGGTGTCTGCTGCCTCGTTTCTCCCTTCGTCTTTTCAACTGATTTTGAAAGCCTCTTTATCGGTTTCCTTCTGTTTTGGGGAATGGTCGTAATCGCCGACTCCCCTCTTTTCTCGACTCTTGTAGCTCAAAATGCCACGGCAGAAATCAAAGCCACCGCACTCACCATTGTCAATTGCATCGGATTCTCGCTAACTATCATGAGCATTCAGCTTCTAAGTGTGATGAAGGCTACCATTAATCCAACATATATTTACACCCTATTGGCTTTGGGCCCGATATTGGGATTGCTGTCCTTGATGGGAAAGAGAAGTGCTATTGGTGCTCGTGTATCATAA
- a CDS encoding glycoside hydrolase family 30 protein has protein sequence MKQLQILFLAFALGGCSASKQEHVVEIYRTSVSGDNLKLVSTKPSKKVSNREVMLEIKPDQKFQEYIGFGASFTESSAWNLATIPETLRKEVLTRLFSPSEGAGFSLTRTHINSSDYSNNHYTYIDSGDVSLSTFSIAEDMKGFTGQENDQVRGIELATPDYDIIPMIQEAQRVKGADFGIIASPWSPPSWMKTGETSEMTNGTLQPQYYGLWAQYLSRFVSAYAAKGINLWGITPQNEPLHAHDARWDSNGLTPEQGRDFLRDHLGPQLVKDGHLNPDDLNTGLRVLIYDHNKSAMNKYVEPTYSDAEAAKYAWGTGFHWYASSELEENDWHTAALDTLRTTWPEKGMIHTESSIDIDAQDPIGQYWRESTDYAGTFVPFDTYAYDIIADLNHGVQGYIEWCMILSNEGQPNPYDNFNSAPVLINPITHEVIYTPLYYLLSHFSKFIRPGAQRIGLEGEPVEGVIHTAAINPDGSIALIVFNKTAGPLELQLTLESETHQIHLTPRALQTIVFRKG, from the coding sequence ATGAAGCAGCTACAAATTCTATTTCTGGCATTTGCTCTAGGAGGCTGCTCTGCGAGTAAACAAGAACACGTGGTTGAGATTTACCGAACATCAGTTTCGGGTGACAATCTCAAATTGGTTTCAACAAAACCATCGAAAAAAGTCTCCAACCGAGAGGTGATGTTGGAGATTAAGCCCGACCAAAAATTTCAGGAGTACATTGGTTTCGGTGCTTCCTTTACCGAATCCTCCGCATGGAATTTGGCGACCATTCCCGAAACACTTCGCAAAGAAGTATTGACGCGTCTATTCAGCCCTTCGGAAGGCGCAGGGTTTTCGCTTACGCGAACCCACATCAACAGCAGCGATTATTCAAATAACCATTACACGTACATTGATTCAGGCGACGTAAGCCTTTCCACGTTTAGCATAGCCGAAGATATGAAAGGCTTTACAGGCCAAGAAAATGATCAGGTGAGAGGTATTGAATTGGCCACACCCGATTATGACATTATCCCGATGATACAAGAAGCGCAGCGAGTTAAAGGCGCTGACTTCGGCATCATCGCCTCTCCCTGGAGTCCTCCTTCATGGATGAAAACGGGAGAAACATCAGAAATGACCAATGGCACCCTTCAGCCTCAATACTATGGACTATGGGCTCAATACCTGTCAAGATTTGTAAGTGCTTACGCGGCAAAAGGAATAAACCTTTGGGGAATAACCCCGCAGAACGAACCTCTGCACGCGCATGATGCGCGATGGGACAGCAATGGATTAACACCTGAGCAAGGGCGAGATTTTCTAAGGGATCATTTAGGTCCTCAACTGGTCAAGGACGGCCATTTGAATCCCGACGATTTAAATACGGGACTGCGAGTGCTTATTTATGATCACAATAAGTCTGCGATGAACAAGTATGTTGAGCCTACCTATTCTGATGCTGAAGCAGCTAAATATGCATGGGGAACGGGCTTTCACTGGTATGCCTCTTCCGAACTCGAAGAAAACGATTGGCATACAGCCGCACTCGATACTTTGAGAACAACATGGCCTGAAAAAGGGATGATTCATACAGAGTCCAGTATTGATATTGATGCTCAAGACCCGATCGGTCAATATTGGAGAGAAAGCACGGATTACGCCGGAACATTTGTTCCATTTGACACTTATGCTTATGATATCATTGCAGATCTGAATCACGGCGTCCAAGGGTATATTGAATGGTGTATGATTCTAAGCAATGAAGGTCAACCGAATCCTTACGACAACTTCAATAGTGCACCGGTACTCATTAACCCGATTACTCACGAGGTGATTTACACGCCGCTGTATTACCTATTGAGTCACTTCAGCAAGTTTATCCGACCGGGAGCACAAAGAATCGGACTAGAAGGTGAGCCTGTGGAAGGCGTCATTCACACCGCTGCCATTAATCCCGATGGATCTATTGCCTTGATCGTCTTCAACAAAACGGCAGGACCCCTTGAGCTGCAGCTCACTTTAGAATCTGAAACCCACCAAATACACTTGACACCCAGGGCGCTTCAAACGATTGTTTTTCGAAAGGGTTGA
- a CDS encoding glycosyltransferase family 2 protein, which yields MITKLSIVIPVYNEEATIHFILEKIKDVQLVNEIEKEILIINDCSSDDTKGAIQNYISKNAGLNIRYFEHSVNQGKGAALHTGIKNASGEYLVIQDADLEYDPSEYNDLLKPIILGFADVVYGSRFMGNNPHRILFFWHTLGNKFLTFLSNMLSNLNLSDVETCYKLFRTDIIQGINLKEKRFGFEPEVTAKISRIPKIRIYEVGISYYGRTYEEGKKIGWKDGLRAIYCILKYNLKG from the coding sequence ATGATTACAAAGCTTTCGATAGTTATCCCCGTTTACAATGAAGAAGCAACCATTCATTTCATATTGGAGAAAATAAAAGATGTCCAATTAGTGAATGAGATAGAAAAGGAGATTCTGATTATCAATGATTGCTCTAGCGATGACACAAAAGGAGCTATCCAAAACTATATTTCGAAGAATGCCGGTCTAAACATTCGGTATTTTGAACATTCTGTCAATCAAGGAAAGGGTGCAGCCCTTCATACCGGTATTAAAAATGCATCGGGGGAATATCTGGTAATTCAAGACGCTGATTTGGAATATGACCCAAGTGAATACAATGATCTGCTAAAGCCCATCATACTGGGATTCGCAGATGTAGTCTACGGGTCAAGGTTTATGGGCAACAATCCTCATAGAATTCTTTTCTTCTGGCACACCCTTGGAAACAAGTTCTTAACCTTTCTATCGAATATGCTTTCTAACCTGAACCTAAGCGATGTGGAAACCTGCTATAAGTTGTTCAGGACTGACATCATTCAAGGAATCAATCTGAAAGAAAAGAGATTTGGGTTTGAACCGGAGGTTACCGCCAAAATATCGCGCATCCCTAAAATCAGGATCTATGAAGTTGGAATTTCTTACTATGGCAGAACATATGAAGAAGGAAAGAAGATCGGTTGGAAAGATGGATTAAGGGCTATTTACTGTATTCTGAAATATAACTTAAAAGGTTGA
- a CDS encoding thioredoxin family protein: protein MALTESNMMELGTVAPEFTLPDTVSGKELSLDSLKSEVATVVTFICNHCPYVHHINTSLVELAKRYQTEGVRFVAISSNNVLTHPQDAPHLMTEVAKREGYPFPYLYDESQEVAKAFRAECTPDFFIFDGSLKCAYRGRFDDTRPNMGQATGKDIANALDALIAGQAPPTDQYPSMGCGIKWKN from the coding sequence ATGGCACTTACCGAATCAAATATGATGGAGCTCGGCACAGTAGCTCCCGAATTTACTCTTCCCGATACCGTTTCAGGAAAAGAGCTTTCGCTGGATAGTCTTAAATCCGAGGTGGCTACTGTCGTGACGTTTATTTGCAACCACTGCCCCTATGTGCATCATATCAATACCTCTTTAGTGGAGTTAGCCAAGCGCTATCAAACTGAGGGTGTTCGCTTTGTGGCCATTAGTAGCAACAATGTCTTGACACACCCGCAGGACGCTCCGCACTTAATGACCGAAGTAGCCAAACGCGAAGGCTACCCCTTCCCCTACCTGTATGACGAGTCGCAGGAAGTAGCAAAAGCTTTCCGCGCGGAGTGTACACCCGACTTTTTCATCTTCGACGGAAGTCTGAAATGTGCCTATCGAGGCCGATTTGATGATACTCGTCCAAATATGGGACAAGCCACGGGAAAAGATATTGCAAATGCTCTTGATGCACTCATTGCCGGACAGGCACCTCCTACTGATCAATACCCGAGCATGGGCTGCGGAATAAAATGGAAAAACTAA
- a CDS encoding prolyl oligopeptidase family serine peptidase codes for MKISKLPHLIAALLFLCLSAEAFSQTSLFSYEAYISEDGDTLKYRRLISDYDGISQYPLVIFLHGSGERGSDNEVQLKWGVSNFANDDIMKSHRPIVIAPQCPSGMSWDNSNEEDSTMKPEPSLPMKLLRGLISETLEKLPVDSNRIYITGLSMGGYGTYDAMMRYPEVFAAAVPVCGDGDLSKAADIAHIPIWIFHGARDGVVNPVLSQKMVDALTKAGAHPGYTQYPETGHFAWVAAYSDAMMMEWLFSQHK; via the coding sequence ATGAAAATATCAAAATTACCTCACCTCATTGCTGCACTTCTGTTTCTGTGCTTAAGCGCTGAAGCGTTTTCTCAAACATCCCTGTTCAGCTATGAAGCGTACATCAGTGAGGATGGTGATACCTTGAAGTACCGCCGTTTAATTTCGGATTACGATGGAATCTCTCAATATCCGCTGGTCATCTTTTTACACGGGTCAGGAGAGCGCGGCAGCGACAACGAGGTCCAATTGAAATGGGGTGTTTCAAATTTCGCGAACGATGACATCATGAAAAGCCATCGCCCCATCGTTATTGCACCTCAGTGTCCGTCAGGAATGAGTTGGGACAATTCTAATGAAGAAGACTCAACCATGAAACCTGAGCCAAGCCTGCCGATGAAACTCCTGAGAGGATTAATTTCAGAAACTCTGGAAAAATTGCCTGTAGATTCCAATCGGATTTACATTACAGGGCTTTCAATGGGAGGATATGGTACTTATGACGCCATGATGCGCTATCCTGAGGTATTCGCCGCTGCTGTTCCGGTCTGTGGCGATGGCGACCTTTCAAAGGCCGCGGATATAGCCCATATTCCCATTTGGATTTTTCATGGGGCACGCGATGGTGTTGTCAACCCTGTACTTTCGCAAAAAATGGTTGATGCACTTACCAAAGCAGGTGCTCACCCTGGTTATACTCAATACCCGGAAACAGGCCATTTTGCGTGGGTAGCTGCTTACAGCGATGCTATGATGATGGAATGGTTGTTCAGTCAACACAAATAG
- a CDS encoding fasciclin domain-containing protein, translating to MKKVFLLSALMLIMGLVSAQDNNLVEIAKNSGNHTILVRAIVAADLATTLEDKGPFTVFAPTNDAFSKLPKGVLSKLLEEENKNKLRALLKYHVIAGKIDAAAVMAAIKEGKDKAVLTTVQGETLTIMLEDGKVVIVDATGNKATVTATDLNGSNGVIHVIDTVLMPKEKKK from the coding sequence ATGAAAAAAGTATTCTTACTCAGTGCCTTAATGCTCATCATGGGATTGGTATCCGCTCAAGACAATAATCTGGTGGAAATAGCCAAAAATTCAGGAAACCACACCATATTGGTAAGGGCGATAGTGGCTGCTGACCTGGCCACAACTCTAGAAGACAAAGGACCATTCACCGTATTCGCTCCTACAAATGATGCTTTCTCCAAACTACCTAAGGGTGTTTTGAGCAAGTTGCTCGAAGAAGAAAACAAGAACAAATTACGTGCACTTTTGAAGTACCATGTAATAGCGGGGAAAATCGATGCAGCCGCAGTCATGGCAGCGATTAAAGAAGGAAAAGACAAAGCAGTTTTGACAACTGTACAAGGAGAAACTTTGACTATAATGCTGGAAGACGGGAAGGTTGTGATTGTGGACGCTACGGGAAACAAAGCTACCGTTACGGCTACGGATCTCAATGGAAGCAACGGGGTGATCCATGTAATCGACACCGTATTGATGCCCAAAGAGAAAAAGAAGTAA
- a CDS encoding MBG domain-containing protein has protein sequence MKNLLTPRVWATLGLIVSVFSFSTLFAQAACEVSLNHEEGYTSTISSVVDNGDDSFTITLTVANDGCIGCKSINRYSIQAEPGTYSDITVEALDGDFSFFSLDLGPNIRCFQLDGFGLVGINGLGNGNEGSFSVTYTLSGGLQDQVVQPRAPFSPMPLLFTADDFQSVLDCNTPEDPIVPYYPPLEGGKSFDIIGSELTSLYNTFIATGTYISDDIFQIVDSNVIISIQTQPGMYLDALEILTTEEYGLMNNIGSQANNVLSGLYPISNLLLLNELPDLLISASPIYAPLNNAGLITSQGDSAMRSFRARDVFGLDGDGFKVGVLSDSYNTILDDPASDDVERGDLPGTLNPDYPQPVEVLADYPLGIRSDEGRAMLQIIHDVAPGASLAFRTGFIGPVDFAAGILALDDAGCDVIVDDITYISEPFFRDGIISQAVDEVNASGTAYFSAAGNFGTKSWEGTFSPTDAPADFEGAEAHNFAGDSEGNDIYQNITVDSGDYTLVLQWDDGTPEYDNTASDFDIYLVNDEGEILFGFNRVNTGGNPVEVLPFTVQADNTSANFLIVRESGTAPAFLKYIVYRGDVQINEYATPNASTIVGQPNAAGAISVGAVNYLNTPEYGGSPDIELFSSWGGTLVNGEDRLKPDFAGPNRVNTSVDLGSGSFQDGDIFFNFVGTSAAAPHAAALAALVLEAQQKFYDTSLLPEEVKNILQLSAIDMGTPGYDRASGAGFILADSALSQLANPAPFLTGLSYDTTLVPGVDTLEAIITGEYLKSGAVLYLNGSPVDAELSLMGSTEVTVTIPPTDTPFPLVQVFNQPKEGTNGQDGGLSNPISFVTKETILVNINDTLKPFGASFPEFTADYSLVTTDGINLPLDSTDLTEAEIARILSIELTTIANTLSNAGIWGIEPSANDPLNPESDAVAIDTLDVSLLERYDFVFSNGILTIDPIDLIITPRDTTYIYNDSIINLSFDYDFNADPESGLIISDEDSLVIVSAIQQLHTATIPERSAIVRGTALVNEFGEPLLNAALLTNHGFFVTTKVRQSRGTALVNGELIDPEIFFEAVAVQSGTEATARRSRGTALVNTFRLVRGTALVNTVDSTGAVVDSTLLSDPSSLTNSSGFLSPSFITENSNSETITIMGDSDISILSGDSTGTVETIPINLVTGTTVGTHFSLPGAFLTNNFNVQYGVGLVTILPDTLEITIDEEGLSQVYDGNPKSIDVTIMPDTIPIEITYNGETDLPINAGSYEVSINVLDTNYVGSVITTTLDIEQVSATVSTGIYVIDQGDPLPAFTAEFDGFVNDEDESVVTSLSFDVVDYIGLAGEYEVIPMAEAVNYSFESVSGTLFVNPAGPGTNVIQIKFLCYELLEEPLEGGYNLIATFGYRNLNDSPILIPAGTNNQLLGENFDDSNLPEVFQPGTNLFTVPFEASLNTTETPLTWALTSNRPEGVELRFASVTNIPCDDDAKSNSNNGMSVKDDFEDSKAASLFPNPSAGKVMISLDANYAGIESVEIYDLIGRKHSFDVTATSVHFMELNLDGFAEGIYIVRIKKTDGSFESLNLLIKQQ, from the coding sequence ATGAAGAACTTACTTACCCCCAGAGTATGGGCCACTCTTGGCCTAATCGTTTCGGTGTTTTCATTTTCAACCCTTTTTGCTCAAGCAGCATGCGAAGTATCTCTAAACCACGAAGAAGGGTATACCTCCACCATCTCATCCGTTGTAGATAATGGTGATGATTCGTTTACCATCACCTTGACGGTGGCAAACGATGGGTGCATCGGATGCAAGTCTATCAATCGATATTCGATACAAGCCGAGCCCGGAACATATTCAGACATCACAGTGGAAGCCCTTGACGGGGACTTCTCTTTCTTTAGCTTGGACCTGGGTCCCAATATTCGGTGTTTTCAATTGGATGGTTTTGGCTTGGTAGGCATAAACGGACTTGGAAACGGAAATGAAGGAAGCTTTTCAGTCACCTATACACTTTCCGGTGGTCTTCAAGATCAAGTGGTTCAACCCAGAGCTCCTTTTTCTCCAATGCCCCTGCTATTTACAGCAGATGATTTTCAATCGGTTTTGGATTGCAATACACCCGAAGATCCTATTGTTCCTTACTATCCACCTCTTGAAGGAGGAAAGTCATTTGACATAATCGGTTCAGAACTCACATCCCTGTACAATACGTTCATAGCCACGGGGACATACATCTCTGATGATATCTTTCAAATAGTCGACTCCAATGTGATCATCTCTATCCAAACTCAACCGGGTATGTACTTAGATGCATTGGAAATCCTCACTACTGAAGAATATGGATTGATGAATAACATCGGAAGCCAAGCCAACAATGTACTTAGTGGCTTGTATCCTATTTCAAATTTGTTGCTTCTCAACGAACTTCCTGACCTGCTCATCTCTGCCAGTCCGATTTACGCTCCATTGAATAATGCGGGCTTAATTACCAGTCAAGGAGATTCGGCGATGCGAAGTTTCCGTGCACGAGATGTCTTTGGTCTCGATGGCGACGGATTCAAAGTAGGTGTCCTGTCAGATAGTTACAATACAATTCTGGATGATCCTGCTTCAGACGATGTGGAAAGAGGTGACTTACCCGGTACATTAAATCCCGATTACCCTCAACCTGTAGAAGTGCTGGCTGATTATCCACTAGGTATACGAAGCGACGAGGGAAGGGCGATGCTTCAGATCATTCACGATGTGGCTCCCGGAGCTAGCCTCGCTTTCCGAACGGGGTTTATTGGTCCCGTAGATTTTGCCGCAGGAATCTTGGCTTTAGATGACGCCGGCTGTGACGTCATCGTTGATGACATTACCTATATCAGCGAGCCCTTCTTTAGAGATGGCATTATATCTCAAGCTGTTGATGAAGTAAATGCATCAGGTACTGCATATTTCTCGGCTGCCGGAAACTTCGGCACAAAATCTTGGGAAGGAACCTTCAGCCCAACGGATGCTCCAGCAGATTTTGAGGGAGCTGAAGCACACAACTTTGCCGGTGATTCAGAAGGAAACGACATCTACCAAAACATTACTGTGGACAGCGGCGACTATACCCTGGTGCTTCAATGGGATGACGGTACACCCGAATACGACAATACAGCCTCTGACTTTGATATCTATCTGGTAAACGATGAAGGGGAAATTCTTTTTGGTTTCAACCGAGTAAACACCGGAGGTAATCCTGTTGAGGTACTCCCTTTCACGGTCCAAGCAGACAATACCTCGGCCAACTTTTTGATCGTACGCGAATCGGGAACAGCTCCGGCTTTCCTCAAGTACATCGTGTACAGGGGGGATGTTCAGATCAATGAATACGCCACTCCAAATGCCTCAACGATCGTAGGTCAGCCCAATGCAGCGGGAGCCATATCCGTAGGTGCGGTAAACTATTTGAACACTCCCGAGTATGGAGGCAGTCCTGATATAGAGCTTTTCTCATCATGGGGAGGGACTCTCGTAAATGGTGAAGATAGATTGAAGCCCGACTTTGCAGGGCCCAATAGAGTAAACACTTCAGTGGACTTGGGTAGTGGCTCATTTCAAGATGGTGATATTTTCTTCAACTTTGTCGGTACTTCAGCAGCAGCACCACATGCAGCAGCCTTGGCAGCTCTAGTCCTTGAAGCACAGCAGAAGTTTTACGACACTTCTTTACTACCCGAGGAGGTTAAAAACATTTTACAGCTCTCAGCTATTGACATGGGAACTCCGGGCTATGACAGAGCATCAGGTGCAGGATTTATCTTAGCTGATTCGGCCTTGAGCCAATTGGCAAATCCCGCCCCTTTTCTTACCGGGCTTTCTTACGATACCACATTGGTGCCGGGTGTAGATACTTTAGAGGCCATTATAACAGGTGAGTACTTGAAAAGTGGAGCCGTGCTCTACCTAAATGGAAGTCCTGTAGATGCTGAACTCAGCCTCATGGGAAGTACTGAAGTCACTGTAACCATCCCTCCTACTGATACTCCATTTCCTCTTGTACAAGTTTTCAATCAGCCAAAAGAAGGAACGAATGGGCAAGATGGTGGATTATCCAATCCTATTTCCTTCGTCACAAAGGAGACCATTTTAGTGAATATCAACGACACCCTTAAGCCTTTTGGAGCAAGCTTTCCCGAATTTACTGCCGACTATAGTTTGGTAACGACCGATGGCATCAATCTGCCTCTAGACTCTACTGACCTGACAGAAGCAGAAATAGCTAGAATTCTATCCATTGAGCTTACCACCATTGCTAATACCCTAAGCAATGCGGGTATATGGGGAATTGAGCCAAGTGCTAATGATCCACTTAATCCTGAAAGTGATGCAGTGGCAATTGACACTTTGGATGTTTCACTTCTGGAGCGTTATGATTTTGTCTTTTCCAATGGGATTTTGACAATTGACCCGATTGACCTGATCATCACACCGCGCGACACCACATACATTTACAATGACTCTATCATAAACCTTTCTTTCGATTACGATTTCAATGCAGATCCTGAGTCGGGCCTAATCATTAGCGATGAGGATAGTTTGGTGATTGTATCGGCCATTCAACAGCTGCATACAGCTACCATTCCTGAAAGATCAGCCATTGTGCGAGGAACTGCCTTGGTAAATGAATTTGGAGAGCCGCTCCTCAATGCAGCTTTGTTGACCAACCATGGTTTCTTCGTAACTACAAAAGTTAGACAGTCACGAGGAACTGCCTTGGTAAATGGTGAATTGATCGATCCCGAAATATTCTTCGAAGCCGTAGCTGTACAATCCGGCACTGAGGCTACAGCCAGAAGGTCTCGAGGTACAGCACTGGTAAATACCTTTAGGTTGGTTCGAGGAACAGCATTGGTGAATACGGTTGACTCAACGGGAGCTGTAGTTGACAGCACCCTGCTTTCTGATCCAAGCTCGCTTACGAATTCAAGCGGATTCCTGAGCCCTTCTTTCATAACTGAAAACAGTAACTCTGAAACGATCACTATTATGGGAGACAGTGATATTTCTATTCTTTCAGGAGATTCAACCGGAACAGTAGAAACAATTCCGATTAACCTTGTTACGGGAACAACAGTTGGCACACACTTTTCTCTGCCGGGGGCATTTCTCACCAATAATTTCAACGTGCAATATGGTGTGGGTCTGGTAACGATCCTACCTGACACTTTGGAAATCACGATAGACGAAGAAGGACTAAGTCAGGTTTATGACGGCAACCCGAAGTCGATTGATGTCACCATTATGCCAGACACGATTCCTATTGAAATAACTTACAATGGTGAAACCGATCTACCTATTAATGCAGGCAGTTATGAGGTTTCCATAAACGTTTTGGACACAAATTATGTGGGTTCGGTGATCACGACCACTTTGGATATAGAACAAGTCTCAGCCACTGTTTCTACAGGCATTTATGTCATTGACCAAGGAGACCCTTTACCCGCTTTTACTGCAGAATTTGATGGATTTGTGAATGACGAAGACGAGTCAGTGGTGACTTCTTTGTCATTCGATGTGGTTGACTACATCGGCTTGGCCGGAGAGTATGAGGTCATCCCGATGGCAGAAGCAGTGAACTACTCCTTCGAATCAGTGAGCGGAACGCTATTTGTCAATCCTGCCGGGCCAGGCACGAATGTCATTCAGATAAAATTCCTTTGCTATGAATTGCTCGAAGAGCCACTTGAAGGTGGTTATAATCTCATCGCCACCTTTGGATACCGAAACTTGAATGATTCACCAATTTTGATTCCTGCAGGTACAAACAATCAGCTCTTGGGTGAGAACTTTGATGATAGCAACCTACCTGAAGTATTCCAACCGGGAACAAATCTCTTTACCGTGCCATTTGAGGCTAGTTTAAATACTACGGAAACACCGCTCACTTGGGCGTTGACATCCAATAGACCTGAAGGAGTCGAACTTCGTTTTGCCAGCGTGACCAACATTCCTTGCGATGATGACGCGAAGTCAAACTCAAACAATGGAATGAGTGTTAAAGATGATTTCGAGGATTCAAAAGCCGCCAGCTTATTCCCCAACCCGTCAGCCGGAAAAGTGATGATCAGCTTGGATGCAAATTATGCGGGAATAGAATCAGTGGAAATTTACGATCTTATAGGCAGAAAACACTCCTTCGATGTTACAGCCACATCAGTTCACTTCATGGAGCTAAATCTCGATGGTTTTGCCGAGGGAATCTACATTGTAAGAATAAAGAAGACGGATGGGTCTTTTGAATCACTTAATTTATTGATCAAACAGCAGTAG